Below is a window of Scatophagus argus isolate fScaArg1 chromosome 24, fScaArg1.pri, whole genome shotgun sequence DNA.
AAAGCTTCATCCACGTCTCTCTCCTTCGGTTCAAACTAAGACTTGTGATTCAGAGCGCCCAGGTCGCCTACCGGGACCTCGTGAGCTACCCTCCTGGCCTGTTGCCTGCCCAATGCACCGATGAGCTGACCGACACAAAgcaccttcacacacaccaaacagcaCTGATGCACAAATTTGACTCAGTAAAGTGTTAAAATTGTAGATACTGATTGTAATTAAGTAAAACCGCAAAAGTTTAGACAAGAATTCCAAGAAGTTCAGAGCACGTCCTCTTCAGCAAACACTTCCTCTGGGTTATTGAAGCACAGTCTGCGCTCTGCTGTGGGAACGTCACCAGCAGAGGCAAACGTTTATGAAGAGACACACAACATCGTTAGATCAGCTGGTAAAGGGACAGGCAGGCCgttttgtatttgttgacaTAAGTtgataaaacagagaaaataactgAACATTAATCTGATCTGATTGAGAGGGGGAAAAGCTGCAGTTCTTCAATATGGCCAACAGAGGGCGTCTAAAGCTTTGATTTGCAGGGCCTCAGTTGTGAGAACAGACACGGAagccaggaaaagaaaaaaataagattaaaattTGATGATAAAATCAGAATAACAATGAACTTCAAAGTCAAAATTGCAAGGAAGAGGTTGAGATAATGAGATAGTCGACTTTTTAATCTCATATTTTTGAGCTTTGTCTCATAATTTTGACTTTCTAGCTCATAATTGTGacttatttaataatttttctttttccttgaaAGTAAAGAGCATCCCCACTTAAACTCCATTAtctacaaaagaaagaaaatcctCTCAAGTGAAGGAGGTAAGAAAGAATCTCCATCAGCTCTGGAGGGAAGATGAGCTCTTGAGAAGGAAGAAAACATTTAGTGTCAGATAAATCACAAAGTGCAGCCCGGTGAAGCTTGTCGAAGCAGGTATGAGGTGCTGCAGGTGATTTatgtgttttgctgctgtttcttccatttttccaaCAGAATTTCCCACCTGCTCCTCCGTTACGGCAGCAGCCAGATGAAAGCTGAAGACATTCAGTTGTGTTGGGATGAATTCAGCAGAGAGtcactttgtttcagtgtttggatGTGGGAAAAACCAACACAGGCTCGCTCAGCACCCACCTGGCTGTCAAAAAGGTCTTAAATCCAACCAGGATTGGCCTGCAGAATATGGAAAATGAAGACAGgaacatattacatattattttatacatgtaaatatgtgtgtacTGTCTGCCTCCCAGAGCTTCCCTGATGTCCTCCATGGTGGGCTGAGGTTTGTTCCTCAGCAGAGTGAACATGGACGTCACCATCCCTGGGGCGCAGAAGCCACACTGGGAGCCGTGAGCCTTCGCCATTCGCTCCAGACAGACAGTAGATGCCCGTAGATGctgccctcctccacctgcgGTAAGGTGTGGCGTCTGCGTGGGTCAAAGGTCATGGACTGAACAACCCTGTTTGACTGCAGGTGACGTTTGTGTAAAAATACTAAACAGTTTCACTGCcagaaaatgactgacagcacGAAGTGTTTAAAATTAACAGCAGATAAAGACAGACTGATGTGTTGAGGACACAAGTGGGAAATAAAAAACCAATCCCAAAGGATGACGCGACCGTCCTTTGGTTGCGGACGTGTCTCGACACCATGACGGTGCAGCCAAGCTTCGGAGAGGACAGACTGGTcatgacaggaaaacaaaagttcaTTCACACATGTCAATAAGCTGTTGCAGCTTTAATTACACCCATGCTTACCACTTTCTTTCAGTTATTAAGTTTAAATCATAGATTTGGTAGCTTTATGGGTTAGGAAGTCAGGGCAAACAACAGATCAGTTTCACCTTTGCTATGATTATTTAAAAGGGTCTATATTGTGTTGGCAGGTCTTTGTATGGCTCATCCACATCACTTAGTGACAGATGAATCAGTTCCAGTTCCTCACAGCGGACAAGCTGCGACCAGAGGACGAGCTGGGAGTATGGAGCCTGATTGTTTCACCTGTAAGAATTTGTGTTGCCAAATAAAACGAGAGTTGCACACAGATAGAACACATTCATTTCGGAAACGTCCTTTTAATTGATGCAGTTGAAGCTTTAAAATTAAGAAATCAAACTGCATAAAATACATACCAATGGGCTGAttaaagatagatagatagatagatactttattgatctcaagGAAAAttcaagataaataaataatgcagaaatgtttaaaattaacTGGGGGATAAAAGTATATAGTAATATATATTAGTTATCCTCACTTATATTTTATCTGCCCTTCTTGCTATTTGTGGAACGGAAATCCCCCCTTACATCACGCATGCGCAGCGGGCGGAGCCTGCGGAAGTTCTGACGGGAAGGTCTTTTTGTTTGGGCCACAGAGAGATTCGTCACTGGCTTTGATTCCCCTGGTTAAAAACCGTTTTTTATCTGCATTAATTTCGGTGAGTACCTACATTTTCGGGTTTTTATTGTTGCCTCACACCTTAGCTTGCTCGTAAAGACGCCGGTATGTCGGGTTGGACAGTGTAAAATAACGCTTTTAGTCCTGGAAAATCGCCATTATGGGCGCCGCTGTAGAGCGAATTTTGGTTTTCTCTAGTTCGGCCAGCTAACTTAGCTTTAGCCTCATTATAGTTCGCACACATAAAGACACTCTGGATGTGAATGTAAAGTTCACGATGACATTTCGAAAGAAAGACGCGTTTAAGGGCAAGTCAACGTAATGCGTTGTTTTTTAGTCTTTAGGTAGTGGCTTAAATAGTCATCAAACAAACATTGTTAGCCAGCTAGTGGGCCCGGCTAACCAGCACAGCTCAGCGCATGGTGAGGCCCACAGTTAGCCGGTGCTAACCTACAATTAGCCAGCTGTAGCTTTGGAAAAATCCCTCATTGTACCGAGGCAATAATACTTATTCTTTACTTCCAGCTCTTCACGAGTACATTTCCGCTTCGGGGTCCGGGTCTAATTAGCGTCTGGACTCTTCAGTTTTCTCGATTTATCAAATTAAAGCCCTAACATCCACCAGCTCCATTGTACCACCTAGtattgtcttttgtctgtgttgtacTCTTTTAATCTTGTGTTAGTAATCATGAAAAGGCCTTCCTGTGGTTTGACAATGATGGTTAATGTTATTTTTGCGatgaatttgaatgtttttaccgaaaagtttgttttgctttgtgttacGTGGAACTGAATTAAGCTGAATGTAAAATACTTTAGTAGCAACCTaaataaatcagatttattGTGCATGTAAAGTCACGTCCCTAACTTGTATTTAAAGTATAATACTGCAGTTATACtgcattttccctcttttctgaTGACAACAATGTGTTTCTCAATACTTTGTAACTTCCTTGTCTGTTACACTCAGTCACACATCTGTTGATTTCTGCTAAAACTTTAATTGCACAGCGATATTGTTTTCTTATGATGTTCAGCAATTTTTAGTAGTTTATAGCAGGTGTTGTTCAAACATATGTAGGCGGTGCATGTGTTTGACCACAGTGTTGTCATATACGCCCATTGATCCTCCGTGAGCGCTTGCAGCAGCTCGGTGGTGAATGTGAGATCAAATCCAAATAAACTACAGCAGGCGGATTTTATGGTGGTGAAGAGACTTTCGCTCAGTGCGGCTCTCACTTTGTCTTCTGCAGTCGGTTTTTGGACAACAGTAGAGCCTGTCGCATGCAATAATCTTTGGTAGGatcaattcattgttggttttgttctgtCAGTATCACCTACAGCTTATATACGTTAAGCTGCAGGCTTTAAACCTTGTCAGCCTCAAGCTATGTAAGAAGAATAATTTACAGTGGTGAACTTGTGACGTGGAGCTACACCCAAAAGCTAGAAATCAAAACATAGTTAAAGAGAACACAGTGTACCGTTCAGTTGTGTTTCAGCAGGTCGTCTGCTCAACTTGATCCAGCCTtaaccttttgtgttttgtctatttcaGGGTGTCTTTTATGAATAATCAAAAGCAGCAAAAGCCAACGCTAACAGGCCAGCGTTTCAAAACGAGGAAAAGAGGTTTGTGTTCATTGTTGTTGCTTTCTGTCGTCCTGCTTTGCAAGTCGAggtcttttcttttccaacGTGCGCACCTTTTTCCCCCTCCCACAGATGAAAAGGAGAGATTTGACCCTACTCAGTTTCAAGAAAGTATCGTACAAGGCTTGAATCAAACTGGCACTGATTTGGAAGCAGTCGCGAAGTTCCTTGATGCCTCTGGCGCCAAGCTTGACTACCGCCGATATGCAGAGACACTCTTTGACATCCTGGTGGCTGGTGGAATGCTGGGTGAGTTGTGTTCAAACACgttactcacacacagatcTTGTGTTGTGGCATGAAAAGAATATAGTAGGCCCTTGATTTTACATGTACGGTTGTCTTCTGTCCTGCAGCCCCAGGTGGGACTCTGTCGGACGACATGACCCGCACTGAGTTCTGCCTCTTCACGGCACAAGAAGACCTGGAGACAATGCAAGCATATGCTCAGGTagaaagctgctgtttttgacGCTCGTCCCTCAGTTGCTTTACGGGACGCTTTTTTATTTAAGTGCTAAAGCACTGAGTTCACATCAGGTGTTTCTTTCTAAAACAGGTTTTTAACAAGCTGATCAGGCGTTACAAGTACCTGGAGAAGGGTTTCGAAGAGGAGATCAAGAAGGTGAGTGTTGAAACAGGATATTAAAACAGAAGTTGATTTGTGGGGCTGATTAGACGTGTCAGTTTATAGTTGAACTCATGTAAATTTCTTGGTGCAGTGCAACATGAGACTCTGAGACAGGATGGCAGGCAAAGGGGCTAATATCAATAAAGCTGCCAACtcaaaaatgcaacaaagtGGAGAAAGGGGCTTACTTTAAATGATCAGTTTTCTATTTGAATTCAGTGTTAGTCCAGTTAGTACGTTAGGATTTGGTTGGAAAGTTTAAATTTACTTGGCCATTTCTCGCACAGCCGTGTCAGCTTTTACAACTGTCAGCAGCGTAAACGTGAGGCAGCTGTGATAACTCTGTTTATATAGCAGATTGTTTgcaaaaaagacagacaataaaactGATGCGACCTGTCATTACATGACAGATATAGGTCTGACAAACCTGTGTAACCTGTTCTCTTGACAAACCTGTAattgcttttctctctgttctgtgtagttgctgctgtttctgaagGGATTCACTGAGTCTGAGCGCAACAAACTGGCCATGCTGACCGGCATCCTGCTGGCCAACGGCAACATATCAGCCTCCATCCTGAACAGCCTCTTCAACGAGAACCTCGTCAAGGAAGGTGAGGGGAAACTCTGTCGAAAAGTTTGGAAATTTAGGGTTTAATTCCACGACATTTTGCGCTTCTGTGTTCTGAAGTGATGAAACAGGAACAttattttgtcttgtcatttctGTTCAGGAGTGTCTGCAGCCTTTGCTGTCAAGCTGTTCAAATCATGGATCAATGAAAAGGACATCAACTCAGTGGCTGCCAGTCTCCGCAAAGTCGGCATGGACAACAGGCTGATGGTAAATGAACTGTGAGCTTTTGGATTTAATTTCGAGTCCCGCCTGTTCTGCACGGGTCCTATTTTATGTGGGGAGTTAACTCCACGTGTCTCTGCGCCACAGGAACTCTTTCCTGCCAACAAACGGAGCTGCGAGCATTTTTCTAAGTACTTCACCGACGCCGGGCTGAAGGAGCTGTCCGACTTCGCCCGCAACCAGCAATCCATCGGCGCCCGCAAGGAGCTGCAGAAGGAGCTCCAGGAGCAGATGTCCCGCGGTGACCCTCAGAAGGAGGTGGGTGGCTGCTGTATGGTCAGAGTTGAACAACTCGTTGCCGCTGCCCGGCCTGCGTCGCTTCCCCTGTTTGAGTGTGAACGTGATGTTTTGCAACAGGTGAGAAACTCAATCCCAGCCGTGTTTTTCTGTCGCCTCAGATTATCGCCTTCACCaaagaggagatgaaaaagGCCAACCTCTCTGAGCAGACCATGATCGGCATCATCTGGACCAGCGTGATGAGCTGCGTGGAGTGGAACAAGAAGGAAGAGCTGGTGACCGAACAAGCCATCAAACACTTGAAGGTAGGCAACACTCGCGCCGTGGAGAACATCTGCTCGCGTGTTGAGGATTAGGCAATAAGTCATGAAGCTTGTCTCGGTGACTGCAGGTCCCGGCaggtttgaaaatgtttggagTTTAAGGCCTCAGATGTGATTCAGCGATTGTGATTAAATGAGAAAAGACTAAAAGTAAGAACAAAATCAGAATTAGGCCAAATAAGGTGAGAAATACAGTGCAGTGATGTTCTGTCAGTTGCTCCAGATGCAGCAGAGAAGCCAGTCAGTCAAAGGCACATGTGAAGCAGCTGAAAGCAGCTTCATCCTGTTTGGTGACCCCAGCTTGGACCAGCTGTCTGATTATTAAGACTCTCTGACTGGGTTTGTATTCTTCAAGCTCAGGTGTATTTTGGTCTGATATTATTGACCGTTTTGTTGACTGTTGGAGGCTGCAGAGTTCAGGTGATACTGATGGCATCCGACcaatcaaaatattttaccCAGGCCTGTTTAATCCTGCAGTTGTAAAGTTCAGCACCGCGGGCTTGTCTGAGGTTATAAAACAAGTGGAGTTTGTCCTGATGATGTGATGATCACAGGACGGGAGGAGCGAAACTAAAAGAGGAACTCGGCAGCTGTTTCTGCTCAACATTTTGATCCCGCTGTAAATCAGTGCGCTTTGATCCACCGACGCGCTTTTTATCACAGACGGCCGAGTGCATTTCCATCCCGGTCTGAAACCAGCGCCATTTTCTCCAGCGTTAACTTCCTGTCGCCCCTCGTTTCCACAGCAATACAGCCTTCTGCTGAAAGCCTTCACCTCCCAGGGTCTGTCGgagctcagcctgctgctgaaGATCCAGGAGTACTGCTACGACAACATCCACTTCATGAAGGCCTTTCAGAAGATCGTGGTGCTCCTCTACAAAGGTGTGTGTCGAGTCCGCACGGCGACGCTCAGCTGCATCCATGCCCAGTGTTTTCATACAAACATCCACTGACAGTTTGTCTCGTTTTGTTTTAGGTTTATGAAAGTCCGTTCACTTTTAACGCTGAGAAATACGAGgtcatttttcaacatttccttGAGCTTATGATGTTGTACCTCCTAATGCTTGGTGAAAGCTAAACGTGTGCAAGTCTGGCTTGTTGTTGCCTTTTACGCACAGCTTCCGATTGGTGTACCGACACCCCCGAAAAACCTGTTGAATGTTTGAGAAGAGGCACCATTGATAAGAAGTTAGCTTGAGCTTGAACTTCCCACCAAGCATCAGTTCACTCAGTGAGCTCCTGTCAGGCAGTTTTAGCGGATGTTGAGTGTGCGCTCAGCGTTGACACCGTGCTTTTCCTCTCCACAGCGGATGTATTGAGCGAAGAGGCCATATTGAAGTGGTACTCTGATGCCCACCTCAGCAAGGGGAAGAGCGTTTTCCTCGAGCAGATGAAAAAATTTGTGGAGTGGCTGAAGAACGCCGAGGAAGGTACGCTGAATAAACACGGCGCACACACGCCTTCGCCCAGAGGCTGCGGACCTCACGGCGGTTAGCTTTGACTTGTCGAAGCAGGAAAAGTGACTCGACTGCTCCCTCCCCTGAGAACCAGCATAAACAAATTCAGCCTGTGTTTTCAGAAGTCAAAATGGCCGCCACCTTTTGAAAGTCTGTGTTGGTTTTATGAtggcttttcaaaataagatgtCAGGATCATCACATTCCATATTTTCTCAGAAAAATCAAAGGTGTTGGCACGCAATTTGCTTTTTAGTCATGAATTGACCACGTTTTAAATTTCTAACAATTGCAGTGCGTTAATAGCTTTCGTTTTAGCCTGTTGCTAACCATTAAAACTGTGTGCCTTTTTAATTTGAAGGTTACAACGTGTTTGTTGATGTCAGGGATTTGGGAGTTTATTGTGGTTTCAGGGCGGTTGGTCTGAATCCCCCTAAAACAGTCGAGTTTACTTCCTGcgagtgattttctttttgctgtccAGTCTGATGTAATCCAGCACAACAAGCCTGTCAAAGACCAATCAGAATCGTTTTAAGAGCTTCGTGTTTTTGTGCCGTGTGTGATTTGTAATGATGgatttcttctctctgcagagtCGGAATCGGACGAAGAGGAGACAGACTAAAACCTCCGCCgccagatttcttttttttttgttccttttctttctttctttttttttaagtagcAGCAGGAGCAGTAAAAACgtctatttttttcctcttctctctcttctgttaCTTCTGTATCCCCAGACACAACGATCTGTCGAACCGCTCCCAACGCGTTATTTTAGCAAAGTTAAAAGCGAATGAAGGGCTCGGTCCTTGTCCACGACTCGTCTCGGTATCACAGTGGAGACCGGATGAATACGTCCCTCTTTTCGTTTGGTATCCGTGTTGTCGCGATGCCTTCTGTAAAAATCTGGACGCAAAACATTCCATGTGATCTCGATGGCCGCCGCTTATATGAATCAGAATCATGCGACTTCAAGGCCGAcgaaaatgttaatgtaattttgccaaagtttattttcttttcttttcttttaaaatctccccttgaactttttattttgtcccaactcttttttgttttggctccTGTTGGGTCTTAAATCGgccctgttttctttcttcactttcgGGTCACCCTGTACGGCGCGTCGAGGTCCGTCAGAAGACACACCTCCCCCACCTGTAAGATGCCTCGCCAGCTAACTGATTATTATTGGTTTCTACTTTCTTTAATCTGATATAAACCGATTTGACTTTTTTATGAAATAAAGATTATTGAAATGCTTCCACTGTGTTTGGCTTTACTTGCGCCGATGAAAACGTTTCATTTTGCTCACCTGAAATGCGATGATTGTGTGAAGTGACGCGTTTTTAAAACCTGCTGCTTCAAACTGAAGCTAAAATCAGATTTAATCTTCAGTGTGTTGGAGTTTGAAGCCTCAGCCTAATAAGTTTGAGTTATAAATGATGTCAGTTTGTGTAAATCAGAATGAAATGCTAAAAGGTGAGAAAAACAACctgttggaggaggagaaaaagataaaagtgTCAGAATTGATTATGATGGAAGTTTTGGCTCCACTCTTTCTTTGAAGCCCAACTGGGCTTCCGTACGATCGCTTTTTCCTGCTCAGCAGTTCTCGTCTTTTTAAATCTTGTACAATTTAAGCGAACTCCAATCTCTTTGCATTGAGATTTTAACACGTTAGTGACGCGACAGCATGTCATGAGTCACGTGACCCTGAAACGTGTCTCCCATAAGATCCCTGAAGGGAGAGGAAGACTTGTGTTTGAACAAAGAGCACCAAGAGAGGACAGTTTGACCTTTTTATTGtacaaaaatactttttatcTCTCTTCAAGCAGCTTCTCGGTTTCAGCGATGTGCAAAGGACACAGTTGTCAGGTATTCAAGTACATTTTTACACAGTCGTGTTACACATTAGATTTAGAGGTAGGCCTTCATAAGGTTTGAGGTAGCGTGCAACATTTCCCCCCCGCGTGTGCTGCTTGATCGGTAGTGAAGGGATTCGACTGATCGTGAAACGCGTTTCGAAATCCTCCAAATTGGCACCAAAGGCAAACAAATGCGCTGTGGGAGGCAGGGCGGCCCACGTCCCCGAGCTCGGTCCACGTACCTGAGCTCGGCCCACGTCCCCGAGCTCGGCCCACGTACCTGAGCTCGGCCCACGTACCCGAGCTCGCCGTGACGTCCTGCTGTGATAACAGACATTGTGCAACAGTGCAAAAGTAAACATTTCGCCACACTGCCGATCTGTTTGTCCTCACGTTTCATCTCGAATTCAGGCAAACGGTTGTGCAGTTCGATTAAAGCTGAACCCCAACCCGTTTTCACGTGCGGTTAAGTTCCTTCACAGGTGATTTTTAAAACCATAATTTAACttcatttaaataacttttgCTAACCACCTGTCAGCGGGTTTTCCAGGTGTTGGCTGGTGTAGAAAGTTCACCCTTTGCAGGTTTTCGTGTACTCACAGGAGACAGGTGTCAGGGTTAATAAAGTGAACCTCCCTGATTTTATCACGGCGGGTAAAGGAACAGTCCCCCAAAATATATCCTCCGCTTGCTTGTGATATATTGAAGCTTTAACTGATAATTTGAGGGCATAATTTTCGCCGTAAATCCTCGGCGTGTGTGCAAACCTTTTGCTCAAGTTGAAAAATGGTTGAACTTTTCGGCCCATTTGAGCCACTCGTCAGAAAATCAGCCGGTGGACTAACatgacaaaagcacaaactTGTCGTCGtgtcacaaaaagaaaaaatgtgtggTGTGTTGATCGGTTCTGTCCGTGTTGTTGCGGTTCCCACTGCTGACCACTAGAGCAGAGGTGAGAGATCAGTTAATGCCCCTTTAAAGTGTCTCTGCAGGATTTCTGACAGCACTTGAAGGCAGCGTCAGCTCCACTCAACTGACAGCAACCGCTGCTGTCGCCGCTCCTCAGTTTGCTTCATGTGACTGACGGCGGCAAGGCTTTTTTTTAGGAGTTGGACGTGGGCTGGTGGGGGTTCGGTTTGTACGATCCGTGGGACCAAAATAGCCCCCCGTCAGGTGCAACTTTACACATCGGCTCAGGTTACAGCTCGACCAAAACACGGAGGTTCAGGAGCACACAGACGTGAACAGAAAGTGCTTTTCAGTGTTCATCTTGCTGAACGTACGCACAAAGTGCTACAGGAGTAAACAACGTCCAGGTGGGCTCGTCATCCTGCGGCTTCACACGGCGGCTGAGTGCTTCCCTCCGTCTCTGAGCTGTGGAGGCAAAGAAACGCTCTGTTTTACCACAAACGCAGTTCAGTGAAGGCACCGCGACATGGCATCCAAAGAACAATccagttttatttcactgtgataTCAAAGATTCGTGTCACTAATTAATAACCCACAAACACACGTGAAAATCACTGCAGCTAAACGGAGGAGGCACTTCTGATGGAAGAAATGTCAGATTAATTTGGTTTATGAAAGGTCTGATGACTTAATGGGACATTTTTTGAAGTTTATGCTGCTGTCACAGTAAAGATACAGTTTTATAATGATGACATAATATTACTGATCCTGTGCCAGTTTCTAGTCTCTATTTATAACAAGCGAGGTGTGGAGCCAGACACTCTGAGCTTCAGTAAACACTTCTAATCCACCTCCACACATGTGGATTTAGCGTCAGAGTTATCACCCACTGGGGAAGAAATCATCCGCGTTGTTCAGTACTGATAACACCCATTTATACTCTAAAAACCTGCAGCCATTCGGTTTCTTTTAGTCCGCTTTGGAACCACGTTTTTCACCCATAGCGCTCCAATGAAAAACACGAACTGTGACCAAATCTGCTGTCCGTCCTCCTCTAACGAACCATttgaatcagtttttatttggagacttttactttaaaagacTTTTACCTAAGACAGTCGAGTTTTGGACAGAGTCGAGTACTTACTCTTCTGTTAAGCCCGTGAAGGCACCACGGGTTGCTTTTGTTTGGAGCGACAGCTGTCAACACAAATCATCTCTGAACCCAGAAAAGTCAGCACCTGCAATTCTGTTACCTGCACAGGTGGCATCATCTGCTCCCGCTGCTTTTTGTGCCACAGGTGCAAACGGCCACTCACCAGTTTCCTCTGGTTACTGAGGCAGAAAGTGCAGATGGGCCGCAGGGAGGCCGCGCTGAGCGCAGCGGGGCCGTGCAGGATGCTTTGGTAGCGGAGGCAGGGCTGCCCGTCGCGGCAGTCctcccccagcagcagcacgTTGGCCAGGTGGGAGATGTAGCTGGAGGCCAGGCGCAGCGTCTCGATCTTGGAGAGCTTCCTGTCGGCGGGCTCGGTGGGAATGAGCGTGCGGAGCGCCGTGAAGGCCGTGTTCACGCTGTGCGTCCTGTCCCGCTCCCGCGCGTTGGCCGCCTGCCTCTGTTGGCTCAAGCCGGGCAGACGCGCGTCTCCACCGGCTCTTCCAGCTGCGCCGCTGCGGCGTCTCCGCCTTCTCCTGCGTCTCGGTGCACCGGCCCGGGAACCGCCTCCGGCCGCCGCCTCCTCCCCTGTCTCATCCGTCTCCATGCGGGGGCTGCAGCCGCCGGTGGACTTCCCGTCGGAGCTGTCGCTGCCGCTGCGGCTGTCCAGGTCGTCCAGGTCGGAGGCGAAGCCGTCGGGCTGCTCGGTGCGCTCCCTGCCTGTGGACTTCATCCTGGCTCTGCTGTGGTCTGACTGGAGCTGCTGGGGCCGTGCGGGCGGGCGGCGGTTGGACATCACTTTATCCAGAGGGTGAAAATAGCACCGGGGGGCCGAGCAGCTGCCGCTGATCCGGTGACCGAGGGGGTTTGTGCCGTCCGGCCCCCCGGCAGATCGGCATACCATTTCTAATGAATGACGGCTGCTTTCTGGGTCGCCAGCCC
It encodes the following:
- the si:ch211-246m6.4 gene encoding transcription factor 15 isoform X2, with the protein product MSNRRPPARPQQLQSDHSRARMKSTGRERTEQPDGFASDLDDLDSRSGSDSSDGKSTGGCSPRMETDETGEEAAAGGGSRAGAPRRRRRRRRRSGAAGRAGGDARLPGLSQQRQAANARERDRTHSVNTAFTALRTLIPTEPADRKLSKIETLRLASSYISHLANVLLLGEDCRDGQPCLRYQSILHGPAALSAASLRPICTFCLSNQRKLLRDGGKHSAAV
- the si:ch211-246m6.4 gene encoding transcription factor 15 isoform X1: MSNRRPPARPQQLQSDHSRARMKSTGRERTEQPDGFASDLDDLDSRSGSDSSDGKSTGGCSPRMETDETGEEAAAGGGSRAGAPRRRRRRRRRSGAAGRAGGDARLPGLSQQRQAANARERDRTHSVNTAFTALRTLIPTEPADRKLSKIETLRLASSYISHLANVLLLGEDCRDGQPCLRYQSILHGPAALSAASLRPICTFCLSNQRKLVSGRLHLWHKKQREQMMPPVQLRDGGKHSAAV
- the bzw1a gene encoding basic leucine zipper and W2 domain-containing protein 1-A isoform X2; amino-acid sequence: MPLAPSLTTADMQRHSLTSWWLVECWPQVFNKLIRRYKYLEKGFEEEIKKLLLFLKGFTESERNKLAMLTGILLANGNISASILNSLFNENLVKEGVSAAFAVKLFKSWINEKDINSVAASLRKVGMDNRLMELFPANKRSCEHFSKYFTDAGLKELSDFARNQQSIGARKELQKELQEQMSRGDPQKEIIAFTKEEMKKANLSEQTMIGIIWTSVMSCVEWNKKEELVTEQAIKHLKQYSLLLKAFTSQGLSELSLLLKIQEYCYDNIHFMKAFQKIVVLLYKADVLSEEAILKWYSDAHLSKGKSVFLEQMKKFVEWLKNAEEESESDEEETD
- the bzw1a gene encoding basic leucine zipper and W2 domain-containing protein 1-A isoform X1, giving the protein MNNQKQQKPTLTGQRFKTRKRDEKERFDPTQFQESIVQGLNQTGTDLEAVAKFLDASGAKLDYRRYAETLFDILVAGGMLAPGGTLSDDMTRTEFCLFTAQEDLETMQAYAQVFNKLIRRYKYLEKGFEEEIKKLLLFLKGFTESERNKLAMLTGILLANGNISASILNSLFNENLVKEGVSAAFAVKLFKSWINEKDINSVAASLRKVGMDNRLMELFPANKRSCEHFSKYFTDAGLKELSDFARNQQSIGARKELQKELQEQMSRGDPQKEIIAFTKEEMKKANLSEQTMIGIIWTSVMSCVEWNKKEELVTEQAIKHLKQYSLLLKAFTSQGLSELSLLLKIQEYCYDNIHFMKAFQKIVVLLYKADVLSEEAILKWYSDAHLSKGKSVFLEQMKKFVEWLKNAEEESESDEEETD